The Acipenser ruthenus chromosome 28, fAciRut3.2 maternal haplotype, whole genome shotgun sequence sequence TGAGTGCacattctcatttacaatgacgaCCTGCCTCTCTCTTGGATGACATCATGTAGTCCAGTGGGGGTAGAGGACTTGTGCTCTTCCATTGCCTTCTGTTGCAATGCTTGGTTGAGACTCTTAATTATTTCAATGATCTTTAGCAGGGTCCATCAAATTATTAAGGAACTTAGCACTGAACCAAATCGTTTTTTGAAAGCCGTAGAAATGTGATTTGTTTTCCGTAGTACAGCATGTGTTAATACGTGCTTGTCTTGTCTTGTTTCATTTTCGTCTTTTGATTTGATATTATTAAACATCACGAGCTAAGCCTTACCTCCTCGTGGTTCTTCTTGAGGTAAGCCAGCTCTTCACGCAGGTTCCCAATCTGCATCTCCAGGTCAGCCTTGGTGAGATTGGTATGTTCCAGGAGACGGCGCAGGTTGGCAATATCGTTCTCCACGGACTGCCTCATCATCAGCTCCTGCTCGTACCTGTGCATTGCAAAGAGGGCAGGGAGAAAGAGTCAGGTCCTTGCAGCCACTGTTGTAGACCCCTATGCAGCACCTGCCGAGATCCTacagtagtttatttaaaaatactgggTTCCTGCAAGTCGTGATAGTGATATGGGGGTgcggtatataaaatattatacactGTAAGTGTATATTGAGAGAAATTAAGATAAAGGCTGATAAAGTGTCATTTTAAAGAGGGTCGACTGTGCAGTATGTTTTTGATCACACttcacattgtgtctctaattactgtgtatttacatagcagttacttagtaaatacatgtgtacttacacataattacaatgttatgatgtatagttacaatgtacttaacatgtaaatcatttgGCACAagatatgtaagtacacaattgtatcagaaaagggttagggttaggtttagggttaaggTTATATCAAGCAAAAATATGTACATATTAAGTAcgttgtaactgcataataacattgtaaacatatatttactgagtaactactatgtaaatacacagtaattacagactcTTGATGCAAAGTGTTGCcaggttttttttaacagcacaAAATCTTACTTGGTTACGAAGTCATCAGCGGCCAGTTTAGCGTTATCGATCTGCAGCAGAATCCTGGAGTTGTCAACGGTGGCGCGGTTGATCTgtgaagttaaaaaaagaaagaaaggtttATTAACTATTGCGTGAGAATGGATTCATTCAGCTCTGAGGGAGAGAAAGACACGGGTTAGTGGTTAAGGTCTCAGCGTTTGTGATTCAGCATTATTGTGTAACATATAGAAACGACAGACGGCAAGAAAACTTTTGTCTGGGAATCTAATCTGCTTTTGAGTTCCTCAATCCAAACAGGGTTTTAATCTAATAGGAAACCTTTCTAAatctgtaccaaaaaaaaaagacatttaacatTTTGTCTGGTGGCTTTTGAGTCTGTTTACCTGTGATTTTAACACTGCTGTTGCAAAAGGCTTTCTAGATCTGTTTATACTAATGATAGATTTAGGAACAGTGAAACCCAGGCCTGTTACTGTCTGTACTGTTCCTAGATTGGTTGTATTAAGTATgtttaaagctgagggaacatgaagacACTTTGCGGATTGGAACTTGGTTTCTGGAGACTAGGTTTCAGTCCACTGCAGGGCACACtgcaggggagacttggggtttgatacagcaaagttgcctcccAGTCTCCTGTTGCTGTTAGAAAATAGCACTGTTAAATGAACCCTGATGTATTGTATCAATATGTAAGcatacaattgtatcagaaaaagggttagggttaggctttcCGCACGAGAGATGCATACGCTACCTTATCCTTCAGCTCCTCGATGGTCTTCCAGTACGCACTGTAGTCCCGCTGGACGACGGGATGGCTGTGCTCATAATACTGCCGGATCTGGAGCTCCAGCTTGGAGTTGGCTGCCTCCAGGGAGCGCACTTTCTCCAAGTAGGAAGCCAGACGGTCGTTGAGGTTCTGCATGGTGGCCTTCTCGTTGAGGTTGGTCATGCTGTCTTGGCTGTAGCAACCTCCGGGTAAGATGCCCCATCCAGATCCGTAGCCACCTCCGGAACCGAAGCCGCCTCCGGAACCGAAGCCGCCTCCAGAACCGAAGCCGCCTCCAGAACCGAAGCCGCCTCCAGAACCGAAGCCGCCTCCAGAACCGAAGCCGCCTCCGGAACTCTGGCCCCATGTAGAACCATATCCGGACAAGATGCCAGTGGAGGGCCCATAGACAGAAGTAGAGATGCGGCTCCCCCTTCCACCTGCACCCCCATAGACGCTGAGCGCCCTGGGTGCACAGGCCACTGAGCCGACCTTGCGTTGGATGATCACAGAGCCCTTGGAGGAC is a genomic window containing:
- the LOC117434983 gene encoding keratin, type I cytoskeletal 19-like, with the translated sequence MSVHISRCPPGGSSKGSVIIQRKVGSVACAPRALSVYGGAGGRGSRISTSVYGPSTGILSGYGSTWGQSSGGGFGSGGGFGSGGGFGSGGGFGSGGGFGSGGGFGSGGGYGSGWGILPGGCYSQDSMTNLNEKATMQNLNDRLASYLEKVRSLEAANSKLELQIRQYYEHSHPVVQRDYSAYWKTIEELKDKINRATVDNSRILLQIDNAKLAADDFVTKYEQELMMRQSVENDIANLRRLLEHTNLTKADLEMQIGNLREELAYLKKNHEEEMRALRSQVGGTVNVEVDAAPQQDTSRVLEEMRMQYEGIADKNRREVEAWYKDKFDMLSHQVTTSTQAIETSRTQINDLRRTVQGLEIELQSVLSMRQALENTLAETEARYSCTLQGYQNTINMLEAELNQVRLDTERQAMEYKLLLDIKTRLEKEIATYRQLLDVEAAQIPTGVKDQYITTTKSYVQVK